Proteins co-encoded in one Pocillopora verrucosa isolate sample1 chromosome 1, ASM3666991v2, whole genome shotgun sequence genomic window:
- the LOC131788721 gene encoding melatonin receptor type 1C-like — translation MVASLDEYPQLVVDLAQRSIPLKVLELTALIVLIALAFFGNVMICVAVLRTPALRTVSNMFVTNLAVSDILMAVVCMPLTLCVLISGDWPFSAVVCDLQGFFMFSFGIVSQINMSVIALNRYFAICRPFDCKAIFTKGNVICMIAFLWILPSIASVPPLTGWGYYAFNGGKAFCIYPFNVNLIYTTIVQLLFIAFPLGLIGFSYTKCIMAIRANNRQVAQMEDNSGQANRQSRKAREIRATRTMMFATLGFSLCWFPVSIIDFADTFTGGGNLPRGVFMLNGFLIFTSSSINPLIYWLSNRDFQKAYRKLLPCTENNIIIVNEVSHPTQITGSQHPVNEQL, via the coding sequence ATGGTGGCCTCGTTGGACGAATATCCACAGTTAGTGGTAGACTTAGCGCAACGCAGCATCCCACTTAAGGTCCTGGAATTAACCGCCCTCATTGTTCTCATTGCATTAGCGTTCTTTGGCAACGTTATGATCTGTGTGGCTGTTCTCCGGACCCCTGCCCTCCGAACTGTGTCAAACATGTTTGTTACAAACTTGGCGGTGAGCGATATTTTAATGGCGGTTGTTTGTATGCCACTAACACTGTGCGTGCTTATCTCAGGGGATTGGCCGTTCAGCGCAGTGGTATGCGATCTTCAAGggtttttcatgttttcgttTGGAATTGTTTCGCAAATTAATATGTCGGTGATCGCTTTAAATCGCTACTTCGCCATTTGCCGACCGTTTGATTGCAAAGCCATCTTTACCAAGGGAAACGTGATTTGCATGATTGCCTTTCTGTGGATTTTACCAAGTATTGCAAGTGTTCCTCCTTTAACGGGCTGGGGATATTACGCTTTTAATGGAGGCAAAGCTTTCTGTATATATCCCTTCAACGTCAACTTGATTTACACCACGATCGTCCAGCTTCTGTTCATTGCGTTTCCACTAGGACTTATCGGATTCAGCTACACGAAATGCATCATGGCGATAAGGGCAAACAACCGACAAGTCGCGCAAATGGAAGACAATTCTGGTCAAGCCAATCGACAGTCGAGAAAGGCGCGCGAAATTCGTGCCACCCGGACGATGATGTTCGCCACCTTGGGATTCAGCTTGTGTTGGTTTCCAGTCTCCATCATAGATTTTGCAGACACGTTCACAGGAGGCGGGAATTTACCACGTGGAGTTTTCATGCTCAACGGGTTTCTGATCTTCACGTCAAGTTCCATCAATCCTCTCATCTACTGGCTATCAAACCGCGATTTCCAAAAGGCTTACCGGAAATTATTGCCATGCACTGAAAATAATATTATCATAGTGAACGAGGTTTCGCACCCCACACAAATAACTGGTTCTCAGCATCCTGTGAATGAACAActgtaa
- the LOC131788810 gene encoding uncharacterized protein, whose protein sequence is MTVLGYVTPVRFKANQHNNDPQTTCNTIMGSKLYGHVQRTLSGQRTTNTYGVGQWIPSDQKVLDKWLANLITEVKIKSKDKLELLLVLHPPAEDEETARAETQPVAANGKEEDLGLHPPVQELLKAIISDPKIYMFFHQMFQQQYTELPHISERTKISSWQLMIILIDYIMTTAPEYSKAGLVSFPINAILNWPMATTAGFAAFLDDKVNTLFKSILNYWGKFLSSSASCYVLNENPRHGWFGEDAMQAMPNFDQEFKCKPNEKHYGFTSWDDFFTREFRDGIRPVESPDDDSIVANACESAPYQISTAVKHRDFFWIKHQRYSLDFILNMSDLAKQFHGGTVYQAFLRATSYHRFHSPVSGTIYKTELVDGSYYSATHDIQDDPASPNMSRGYIAQVAARGIIYIQADNPDIGLMCFVSIGMSEVSSNEITVEEKDKVKKGDQLGMFHFGGSTYLLIFRPEVNIKFDTRGQMPGLDTENIPVKSKIATVHPAI, encoded by the coding sequence ATGACAGTTCTGGGTTACGTAACTCCTGTGAGGTTTAAAGCTAATCAACATAACAACGACCCACAAACTACTTGCAACACAATCATGGGCAGCAAACTTTATGGCCATGTTCAACGGACTCTTTCCGGGCAGCGAACCACCAATACTTATGGTGTTGGTCAATGGATTCCTTCTGACCAGAAAGTTCTTGACAAATGGTTAGCCAACTTGATAACAGAAGTCAAAATTAAATCCAAAGATAAGTTAGAGTTATTGCTGGTTCTTCATCCACCAGCTGAAGATGAAGAGACAGCTAGAGCTGAAACTCAGCCGGTAGCTGCTAACGGTAAAGAAGAAGACCTCGGTCTCCATCCACCGGTTCAAGAATTATTGAAAGCTATCATATCCGACCCCAAAATCTACATGTTCTTCCATCAGATGTTCCAGCAACAGTACACTGAGCTCCCACATATTTCGGAAAGGACAAAGATTTCTAGCTGGCAATTGATGATTATATTAATTGACTACATCATGACAACAGCTCCAGAGTACAGCAAAGCTGGTTTGGTTAGTTTCCCCATCAACGCAATCCTGAACTGGCCGATGGCTACGACTGCTGGATTTGCTGCTTTCCTCGACGACAAAGTCAACACGTTGTTCAAAAGTATTCTCAACTATTGGGGAAAGTTTCTTTCCAGTTCTGCTTCTTGTTACGTGTTGAATGAAAATCCTCGTCATGGTTGGTTTGGTGAAGATGCAATGCAAGCAATGCCAAACTTCGACCAAGAGTTTAAATGTAAACCTAATGAAAAACATTATGGTTTTACATCATGGGATGATTTCTTCACCAGAGAGTTTCGTGATGGCATTCGTCCAGTAGAATCTCCGGACGACGATTCCATTGTTGCGAATGCTTGTGAGTCGGCGCCATATCAGATCTCTACAGCCGTAAAACACAGGGACTTCTTCTGGATAAAGCACCAACGGTACTCATTGGACTTCATCCTGAACATGAGTGACCTTGCCAAGCAATTTCATGGTGGAACCGTCTACCAAGCGTTCCTAAGGGCCACCAGTTATCACCGATTTCACAGTCCTGTGTCCGGTACCATTTACAAGACAGAACTCGTGGATGGTTCTTATTATTCTGCAACCCACGACATTCAGGATGACCCTGCATCGCCCAACATGTCACGAGGATACATAGCCCAAGTAGCTGCCAGAGGTATTATCTACATTCAAGCTGACAATCCTGATATTGGCTTAATGTGCTTCGTATCAATCGGTATGTCAGAGGTGTCTTCCAACGAAATCACCGTTGAAGAAAAGGATAAAGTGAAGAAAGGTGACCAGCTCGGTATGTTTCACTTTGGTGGGTCCACGTATCTACTGATATTTCGCCCTGAAGTAAATATCAAGTTCGATACGAGAGGTCAAATGCCAGGTCTAGATACCGAAAACATTCCGGTTAAATCGAAAATTGCAACCGTGCATCCAGCAATCTAA